In the Deltaproteobacteria bacterium genome, one interval contains:
- a CDS encoding extracellular solute-binding protein, with product MKRGLKSGVLVMVFFMTALGLFPALAQAKTEIVWWHAMTGFLGERVNEIVAKFNASQNEFEVKAISKGSYNDTLTAGIAAYRAKTHPHIIQVFEVGTQVMLSSGAIYPVFQMMKDQGIKIDWADYLSVVKSYYSKGGNLYSMPFNSSTPILYYNKTIFEKAGLNPQNPPATFEEIEKYARAAVSKGITKIGFTVAWPSWTLMENMHTWNDQPFANNDNGFSAMATQLKINGKLGVQILDLLTRWQKEGIFTYSGRGNMGDQPIINGQAAIGLASTALVGTLTRTAKFDWGTGYLPKLAGYPQGNSIIGGASLWVMKGHKKEYYKAVAKFFEFLGQPEQQVWWHANTGYFPLTRASVKALPEDHFRKNSNLWTAFAQITKGKTTPNSQGIRLGNFLAIRDITEAEMENVFSGKKTPQQGLDDAVQKGNATLKEFASLYK from the coding sequence ATGAAAAGAGGTTTAAAAAGTGGAGTTTTGGTTATGGTGTTTTTCATGACGGCCTTGGGGCTCTTTCCAGCACTGGCGCAGGCCAAAACAGAAATTGTCTGGTGGCACGCCATGACCGGATTCCTCGGGGAAAGGGTAAATGAAATCGTTGCCAAGTTTAACGCCAGCCAGAACGAATTCGAGGTCAAAGCCATCTCTAAAGGGTCGTATAATGACACTTTGACCGCCGGGATTGCGGCCTACCGGGCCAAGACCCATCCTCACATTATCCAAGTCTTTGAAGTAGGCACTCAAGTCATGCTTTCTTCGGGGGCCATTTATCCAGTCTTTCAAATGATGAAAGATCAAGGGATTAAGATCGATTGGGCCGATTATCTCAGTGTCGTAAAATCCTATTATTCCAAAGGGGGCAACCTGTATTCCATGCCTTTCAATTCGTCAACCCCCATTCTTTATTACAACAAGACTATCTTTGAAAAGGCCGGTCTCAACCCTCAGAATCCTCCCGCTACTTTTGAAGAAATCGAAAAATATGCCAGGGCCGCCGTATCCAAGGGCATCACCAAAATCGGCTTCACTGTCGCCTGGCCCTCCTGGACTCTCATGGAGAATATGCATACCTGGAATGATCAGCCTTTTGCCAATAACGACAATGGTTTTTCGGCCATGGCAACTCAATTGAAGATCAACGGGAAACTCGGAGTCCAAATCCTGGACCTTCTCACCAGATGGCAAAAGGAAGGGATCTTTACTTACTCGGGAAGGGGGAATATGGGGGATCAGCCTATCATCAATGGGCAAGCCGCCATTGGCCTGGCTTCGACGGCTTTAGTAGGTACCTTGACCAGGACAGCCAAATTTGATTGGGGTACGGGGTACTTGCCAAAGTTAGCGGGATATCCGCAGGGCAACTCCATCATCGGCGGGGCATCCCTGTGGGTAATGAAGGGGCATAAAAAAGAATATTATAAAGCCGTAGCCAAGTTTTTCGAATTTCTTGGGCAACCCGAACAGCAAGTCTGGTGGCACGCCAACACGGGATATTTTCCTCTTACCCGAGCATCGGTAAAAGCTCTCCCGGAAGACCATTTCCGGAAAAACTCCAATCTATGGACTGCTTTTGCTCAAATTACCAAAGGCAAAACGACCCCGAACAGTCAAGGAATCCGCCTCGGGAATTTCTTGGCTA